The proteins below come from a single Halothiobacillus neapolitanus c2 genomic window:
- a CDS encoding autotransporter assembly complex protein TamA translates to MIWPSSRDLMFGRVLWFSPVVFLLVLFLSVSAAQAASGRPQLQLTGEITQAENKALILQVGLSVPPIRFTCDASPVLMRRYLQSATLAARDALRAMGYFNAQIQTHLKQDPDCAIPTMDITPGPRVHIAAVDVVVTTSAGDDLTRQAFLRDYLKKARPAKDALLNQGVYVALRDGIMERVRGAGYLDAKWRRHELLVDPKTNTADIQLDLDAGSRYHIGKITIDQSIIKPLLAQNLVGAKTGDTYTTQTLVDMNQNLSSSQYFSDVRVRPQWDQRTAHQVPITIRTLPNEPRSYELRVGYGTDTGARFGGKITQRYVNRSGHSWKADLSLAQRKQTLGATYTMPKISDPLNQHYDLYEVFDREQDTGITTLSSTTGLRWVRNFNSWTSSLYSEYLVDRSQFGTNPAQTTGFWLFGARLGRQELNDPLFPTKGFVFSSGISTAAKPLLSSTSLLRAHVMLGGLYPVGKWVFKARTEVGGVVTPDFNSLPKSLRFFAGGDQSVRGYAYQSLGPTDSTGQVIGGQYLFTASAEVMHPVYGRDWWGAAFVDTGNAFDALNNIHLNTGAGVGIRWRSPVGMVRVDVAYPFDGDQRTPRLHLGIGAAF, encoded by the coding sequence GTGATTTGGCCATCGTCGCGTGATCTGATGTTTGGCCGTGTGTTGTGGTTTTCACCGGTTGTCTTTTTGCTTGTGCTGTTTCTGAGCGTGTCTGCGGCGCAGGCGGCCAGCGGGAGACCTCAACTGCAACTGACCGGCGAGATCACCCAAGCCGAGAACAAAGCGCTGATTCTCCAGGTGGGGCTTTCTGTTCCGCCGATTCGCTTTACGTGTGATGCCTCGCCGGTATTGATGCGGCGCTATTTGCAATCGGCCACCCTGGCGGCGCGGGATGCGCTGCGAGCCATGGGCTATTTCAATGCACAGATTCAAACCCATTTGAAACAAGATCCTGATTGCGCCATACCGACGATGGACATTACCCCTGGCCCAAGGGTGCATATTGCTGCCGTTGATGTAGTCGTGACCACGTCGGCAGGGGACGATCTGACTCGACAGGCGTTTCTGCGTGACTACCTCAAAAAAGCGCGTCCGGCGAAGGATGCGCTTTTAAATCAGGGCGTTTATGTCGCCCTGCGTGACGGCATCATGGAGCGCGTGCGTGGGGCGGGGTATCTGGATGCCAAATGGCGAAGGCATGAGTTGTTGGTCGATCCGAAAACCAACACGGCGGACATTCAGCTTGATCTGGATGCGGGCAGCCGCTACCACATCGGCAAGATCACCATCGATCAGTCGATTATCAAGCCGCTGTTAGCGCAGAATCTGGTCGGTGCGAAAACCGGCGATACCTACACCACGCAAACGCTGGTGGACATGAACCAGAATCTGTCGAGCAGCCAATATTTCAGCGACGTGCGGGTGCGCCCGCAATGGGATCAGCGCACGGCGCATCAGGTGCCCATCACGATTCGCACCCTGCCGAATGAGCCGCGCAGTTATGAACTGCGTGTGGGCTATGGCACGGATACGGGCGCGCGCTTCGGCGGCAAAATCACCCAACGGTACGTGAACCGCTCCGGCCATTCGTGGAAAGCGGATTTGTCCTTGGCACAACGCAAACAAACGCTCGGTGCCACCTACACCATGCCGAAAATCTCAGACCCCCTGAATCAGCATTATGACCTTTATGAGGTGTTTGATCGGGAGCAGGACACCGGCATCACGACGCTATCGTCGACAACGGGCCTGCGCTGGGTGCGCAATTTCAATTCGTGGACGAGCTCCTTGTATAGCGAATACTTGGTCGACCGCAGTCAGTTCGGCACCAATCCCGCACAAACGACCGGTTTTTGGTTGTTTGGTGCGCGTTTGGGCCGCCAGGAGCTTAATGATCCGCTGTTCCCGACCAAAGGATTCGTGTTCAGTAGCGGTATCAGCACGGCGGCAAAACCGTTGCTCTCTAGTACCTCCCTGTTGCGCGCCCACGTGATGCTGGGCGGGCTTTATCCAGTGGGAAAATGGGTGTTCAAGGCGCGCACCGAAGTGGGTGGCGTGGTGACGCCCGATTTCAATTCTTTGCCAAAAAGCCTGCGTTTTTTCGCCGGTGGTGATCAATCCGTGCGCGGTTATGCTTATCAATCGTTGGGCCCAACCGATTCGACCGGTCAGGTGATCGGCGGGCAATACCTGTTTACGGCCAGTGCCGAGGTGATGCATCCCGTATACGGGCGCGATTGGTGGGGCGCGGCGTTTGTCGATACGGGCAACGCCTTTGATGCGTTAAACAACATTCATTTGAATACGGGTGCGGGCGTCGGCATCCGCTGGCGTTCGCCGGTGGGCATGGTGCGCGTGGATGTGGCTTATCCGTTTGATGGCGATCAACGCACACCCCGATTGCATTTGGGCATCGGGGCGGCCTTTTGA
- the parE gene encoding DNA topoisomerase IV subunit B — translation MADSTNTQQYDARAIEVLTGLEPVRKRPGMYTDTTRPNHLAQEVIDNSVDEAVSGFASRIDVVLHADGSLSVTDDGRGMPVDIHPEHGVTGVELILTRLHAGGKFSDKTYRFSGGLHGVGVSVVNALSEKLTVEIRRDGKIWQMAFADGAPVGELAEAGTVPKKQTGTRLHFWPRASYFDQPKFLVSRLLHVLRAKAVLCPGLTVTFIDESSDEPQKIWHFENGLCDYLLGALEGRAIIPAQGFVGHMSAELAERPQMVDWALVWLEEGGEPLTESYVNLIPTPQGGTHVNGLRQGLTEAVREFCDFRNLVPRGVKLTPEDVFDRVAFVLSAKLSEPQFAGQMKERLSSRESASFIGGVIKDSLSLWLNQHPEQGEIIARIAIDAAQTRLKNDKKVARKRVTAGPALPGKLADCTASDISRTELFLVEGDSAGGSAKQARERDFQAIMPLRGKILNTWETGVDQVLASQEVHDIAVAIGLEPGSDDLSKLRYGKVCILADADSDGLHIATLLCALFLRHFTALVRAGHVFVAMPPLYRIDLGKETFYALDEAERDGILGRFAAEHRRGKPQVTRFKGLGEMNPSQLRESTLAPQTRRLVQLSITDDDPYALMDMLLAKKRAADRRGWLEAKGDLAIVA, via the coding sequence ATGGCAGATTCTACGAATACTCAACAATACGACGCCCGTGCCATCGAGGTGCTTACCGGCCTTGAGCCCGTGCGCAAGCGGCCGGGCATGTACACCGATACCACGCGGCCTAATCACCTGGCGCAGGAAGTCATCGACAACAGCGTCGATGAGGCCGTCAGTGGCTTTGCTAGCCGGATCGATGTGGTGTTGCACGCCGATGGTTCGCTTTCCGTTACCGACGACGGGCGCGGGATGCCGGTCGATATCCACCCCGAACACGGTGTGACGGGTGTTGAACTCATTCTCACGCGCCTGCATGCGGGCGGAAAATTCTCCGACAAAACTTACCGCTTTTCCGGCGGTTTGCATGGCGTGGGCGTATCTGTCGTCAACGCCTTGTCCGAAAAACTCACCGTCGAGATTCGTCGGGACGGGAAAATCTGGCAGATGGCCTTTGCCGACGGCGCACCTGTTGGCGAACTCGCCGAGGCCGGTACGGTGCCGAAAAAGCAGACCGGCACGCGTTTGCACTTTTGGCCGAGGGCGAGCTATTTCGATCAGCCCAAGTTCTTGGTGAGTCGCTTGTTGCATGTCTTGCGCGCCAAGGCCGTGCTGTGCCCTGGGCTCACGGTCACGTTTATCGATGAGTCCAGCGACGAGCCGCAAAAAATCTGGCATTTTGAGAACGGTTTGTGCGATTACCTGCTCGGGGCGCTCGAAGGACGGGCGATTATTCCGGCTCAGGGGTTTGTCGGCCACATGAGTGCCGAACTGGCCGAGCGGCCGCAAATGGTCGATTGGGCGCTGGTCTGGCTGGAAGAGGGCGGCGAACCGCTGACCGAAAGCTATGTGAATCTGATCCCGACGCCACAGGGCGGCACACACGTTAACGGCCTTCGTCAGGGTTTGACCGAGGCGGTGCGCGAGTTCTGCGATTTCCGTAATCTGGTGCCGCGTGGCGTTAAATTAACGCCCGAGGATGTGTTTGATCGCGTCGCGTTCGTGTTGTCGGCCAAGTTATCCGAACCGCAGTTCGCCGGACAAATGAAAGAGCGCCTGTCTTCGCGTGAGTCGGCGAGTTTTATCGGCGGCGTGATCAAGGATTCCTTGTCGCTCTGGCTCAACCAGCATCCGGAGCAGGGCGAAATCATCGCGCGCATCGCCATCGATGCCGCACAGACGCGGCTCAAGAACGACAAGAAAGTCGCCCGCAAGCGGGTGACGGCCGGGCCCGCGCTGCCCGGCAAGCTTGCCGACTGTACCGCTTCGGATATTTCGCGCACCGAGTTGTTTCTTGTGGAAGGGGATTCGGCAGGCGGTTCGGCTAAACAAGCTCGGGAACGCGACTTTCAGGCCATCATGCCCCTGCGCGGCAAAATTCTGAATACCTGGGAAACCGGGGTCGATCAGGTATTGGCGAGCCAAGAGGTGCATGACATTGCCGTGGCGATTGGTCTTGAGCCGGGCAGTGATGACTTATCCAAGCTGCGGTACGGCAAGGTTTGTATCCTGGCCGATGCCGATTCCGACGGGCTGCACATTGCGACCTTGCTTTGCGCGCTCTTCCTGCGGCATTTCACGGCCCTTGTCCGGGCGGGGCATGTTTTTGTCGCCATGCCGCCGCTGTACCGCATCGATTTGGGCAAGGAAACATTCTACGCACTCGATGAAGCCGAGCGCGACGGCATTCTGGGGCGTTTTGCCGCCGAGCATCGACGCGGCAAGCCCCAAGTCACCCGCTTCAAGGGCCTGGGCGAAATGAATCCCAGCCAGCTACGTGAATCCACACTCGCCCCGCAAACCCGTCGCTTGGTGCAGTTGTCCATCACCGATGATGACCCTTATGCCTTGATGGATATGCTGCTCGCCAAAAAACGCGCAGCCGATCGCCGCGGCTGGCTGGAAGCCAAGGGTGATTTGGCCATCGTCGCGTGA
- a CDS encoding DMT family transporter, translating to MSSIPESLAVRTSRSARHHPYFWPLVALLLLGLLWGYNWVVMKGGLSEIAALWFGALRTIIPAVLLLLMLPATGRSLRPPPMHYVIPLGLLQTAGFVGFMMWALQTGAAGETAVIVFTMPLWLMLMAHVVLHERLTGRQWLALGIAGIGLFFMIAPWRGHLAVGASLFAVLSGLTWAGGSIWQKKFGARYKLDLLNVTAWQMLFGGFAILLAAVMLEPWHAEWTPHLLWVLFYNIVPAGALGWILWIYALHNLPTRFAGFGSLLIPSVGVLGAWLQLGERPGTFELIGIILILIALLLSLLTRRN from the coding sequence ATGTCCTCCATCCCTGAATCTTTGGCGGTACGTACATCTCGTTCCGCCCGTCATCATCCCTATTTCTGGCCGTTGGTCGCCCTGCTGCTGCTCGGTTTGCTGTGGGGTTATAACTGGGTGGTGATGAAAGGCGGTTTGAGCGAGATTGCCGCGCTGTGGTTCGGCGCCCTGCGTACGATCATTCCCGCCGTGTTGCTGCTGCTCATGCTACCTGCAACGGGCCGATCGCTCAGACCGCCGCCCATGCATTACGTTATTCCATTGGGGCTCCTGCAAACTGCCGGCTTTGTCGGCTTCATGATGTGGGCGTTGCAAACCGGTGCGGCGGGCGAGACAGCCGTGATCGTATTCACCATGCCACTCTGGCTGATGCTGATGGCGCATGTCGTATTGCATGAACGCTTGACCGGGCGCCAATGGCTGGCGCTGGGCATCGCCGGTATCGGTTTGTTTTTCATGATTGCGCCGTGGCGGGGGCATCTGGCCGTTGGTGCGTCGTTATTTGCCGTGTTGTCCGGTTTGACCTGGGCGGGCGGCTCGATCTGGCAGAAGAAATTCGGCGCGCGCTATAAGCTTGATTTGCTCAACGTCACGGCCTGGCAGATGCTGTTCGGTGGCTTTGCCATCCTGCTGGCCGCGGTGATGCTGGAGCCCTGGCACGCCGAATGGACGCCGCATCTTTTGTGGGTTCTGTTCTACAACATCGTTCCGGCGGGCGCGCTGGGCTGGATTCTCTGGATTTACGCGCTGCACAATCTGCCTACCCGATTTGCCGGATTTGGCTCGTTGCTGATTCCCAGCGTCGGTGTGCTGGGCGCTTGGCTGCAATTGGGCGAGCGGCCCGGTACGTTCGAATTGATCGGCATCATCCTGATTCTTATCGCCTTGCTTCTGTCGCTCCTGACGCGCCGAAACTGA
- the trxA gene encoding thioredoxin produces MSDLPYIFDVTAAEFQTRVIDASFETPVLVDFWAEWCGPCRTLKPMLEQITESYGGKLQLAKVNTDVEAQLAGHFGIRSLPTVMLVINGAPVDQFMGALPESQVREFLEKHIVSEVRALRNQAREQADAGAIEEAIDLLKQANAIEPNNADVLIDLAEIISKTGDHDQAMQIIDALPIDVATRKDVKELKARIHLAQHAGDGPSVEDLKARIEADDNDLDAREQLASRCAMMQDYECALAQFFAIMQRDRQFKDDAGRRGLLDIFELLGSDHALTKIWRRKMFGLLH; encoded by the coding sequence ATGTCCGATCTGCCTTATATTTTCGACGTTACCGCCGCAGAATTTCAGACCCGCGTCATCGATGCCTCCTTCGAGACGCCTGTACTTGTGGATTTTTGGGCGGAATGGTGCGGCCCCTGCCGGACACTCAAGCCCATGCTCGAACAGATCACCGAAAGCTATGGCGGCAAATTGCAGCTCGCCAAGGTCAACACGGATGTCGAAGCGCAATTGGCCGGTCATTTCGGCATTCGCAGCCTGCCGACCGTGATGTTGGTCATCAATGGCGCGCCGGTGGATCAATTCATGGGGGCGTTGCCGGAAAGCCAGGTTCGAGAATTCCTGGAAAAACACATCGTTTCTGAGGTGCGGGCCCTGAGAAATCAGGCGCGCGAACAAGCCGATGCCGGTGCCATCGAAGAGGCAATCGATCTGCTCAAGCAAGCCAATGCCATCGAACCAAATAATGCAGACGTTCTGATCGATTTGGCCGAAATCATCAGCAAGACGGGCGACCACGATCAGGCCATGCAAATCATCGATGCCCTGCCGATTGATGTCGCCACACGCAAGGACGTCAAGGAACTCAAAGCCCGAATTCACTTGGCGCAACATGCAGGAGACGGCCCGAGTGTTGAGGATTTGAAAGCGCGCATAGAGGCCGACGACAATGATCTTGACGCACGCGAACAGCTCGCTTCACGTTGTGCCATGATGCAAGACTATGAATGCGCACTCGCCCAGTTCTTCGCCATCATGCAACGTGATCGTCAATTCAAGGATGACGCCGGTCGTCGCGGCCTGCTCGATATCTTCGAGCTTCTTGGCTCCGATCACGCCCTCACGAAGATCTGGCGTCGTAAAATGTTCGGGCTGCTGCACTAA
- a CDS encoding Rne/Rng family ribonuclease produces the protein MKRMLINATQAEEIRVALVDGQTLYDIDIETPGHEQKKSNVYKALITRIEPSLEAVFVNYGADRHGFLPFKEIARSYFDSEAVDDKGRPIIKSALKEGQEIIVQVEKEERGNKGAALTTFVSLAGRYLVLMPNNPRAGGVSRRIEGDDRAEIKAALSELVVPEGMGLIVRTAGVGREPAELQSDLDYLQQVWDAIVKKSEARKAPFLIYQESDLIIRALRDYMRNDIGEVLIDEPNMHQQALDFVNLVSPDSVDKIRLYQDRTPLFTRYQIESQIESAYERNVTLPSGGELVFDVAEALTAVDINSGRSTKGQDIEDTAFNTNLEAADEIARQLRLRDLGGLVVIDFIDMGQPKHQREVENRLRDALKMDRARVQLGRISRFGLLEMSRQRLSASLEESAQHVCPRCMGQGHIRSVESLALSIMRLMIDESMKDQTGRVVAQVPVDVGTYLLNEKRLQLHEIEQNHQVEVLVIPNINLETPHFKIERVRRSDLAESPANSRALIEPLAVAVPDLERAPRRPAAPVEPIRPVPQSAPRPKVVASVPDVATEPAASTSAANIGALGLLKRVIGQIFGAGDKRVEAEVAAPRDPARKASSNRPPRAKDENRATPNRLPRAATQTSESEARLEDKRRDEGKVEGTKPEGSSNRRRRSRSRKPAEGQRDAQVNTAASANQPAEAPAVTTDTAEGKGSAKAPEKTTARQREPRSSEPAVRPIAAHEQSLIDQQLKAPVASPSALPLNVAVKRDPAAALAPNAALGLLADDVIVPALVAAAITPKAEAQIAAPQPEDTAANEVNVAPSAPMVESQAEAPTDTTIAAVTPVVAEPVSAAEPVIHTKEEMPSVAATESPVETSTLIPEAIAEQIVAQPVEATNDSPWSQASAILAAKQDEVAAPAASETKVADEPVSEKAPTDVQPNASAVDEVEPPVAQAESIHDSPAMASEHAPVAEAIIESAPVESEPVEAVTEAEQPEATTADAVTEATTQVETAPQEDVHPEAIATTDSAEETVRKEPNA, from the coding sequence ATGAAAAGAATGCTAATCAATGCCACCCAGGCCGAAGAGATTCGGGTGGCGCTCGTCGATGGACAGACGCTCTATGATATCGACATAGAAACGCCCGGCCACGAGCAGAAAAAATCCAACGTTTACAAAGCGTTAATTACACGCATTGAGCCGAGTCTCGAAGCGGTTTTCGTCAACTACGGCGCAGACCGCCATGGTTTTTTGCCCTTCAAGGAAATTGCACGCAGCTATTTTGATTCGGAGGCCGTCGATGACAAGGGTCGCCCGATCATCAAGTCGGCGCTGAAAGAAGGCCAGGAAATCATCGTTCAGGTCGAGAAGGAAGAGCGCGGCAATAAAGGTGCCGCCCTCACTACGTTCGTCAGCCTGGCGGGACGATACCTTGTTTTAATGCCCAACAACCCGCGGGCGGGCGGGGTTTCCCGTCGCATCGAGGGCGATGATCGCGCCGAGATCAAGGCGGCGCTGTCCGAGTTGGTCGTGCCCGAAGGCATGGGTCTGATCGTCCGCACGGCAGGTGTCGGACGTGAACCCGCCGAACTGCAATCGGATCTCGACTACCTGCAACAGGTATGGGACGCCATTGTCAAAAAATCGGAAGCCCGCAAGGCCCCGTTCCTGATTTATCAGGAAAGCGACCTGATTATCCGTGCGCTGCGCGATTACATGCGCAACGACATCGGCGAGGTGCTGATCGACGAGCCCAATATGCATCAGCAGGCGCTGGATTTCGTCAATCTGGTGTCGCCGGATTCCGTGGACAAGATTCGCCTCTACCAGGATCGTACCCCGTTATTCACGCGTTACCAGATCGAATCCCAGATCGAATCGGCCTACGAGCGGAATGTGACCCTGCCTTCCGGCGGCGAGCTGGTATTCGATGTGGCCGAGGCCCTGACGGCGGTCGACATCAATTCCGGCCGCAGCACCAAAGGGCAGGATATCGAAGATACGGCCTTCAACACGAACCTTGAAGCAGCCGATGAGATCGCTCGTCAACTGCGCCTACGGGACTTGGGCGGTCTGGTCGTCATCGATTTCATCGACATGGGGCAACCCAAACATCAACGGGAAGTAGAGAACCGCCTGCGCGATGCACTCAAGATGGATCGTGCCCGGGTGCAACTGGGACGAATTTCCCGTTTCGGCTTGCTCGAAATGTCGCGTCAGCGGTTGTCCGCCTCTCTGGAAGAATCGGCGCAGCATGTGTGCCCGCGCTGCATGGGGCAGGGGCATATCCGTTCGGTTGAATCCTTGGCGCTTTCGATCATGCGCTTGATGATCGATGAGTCCATGAAAGATCAGACCGGTCGGGTCGTCGCTCAGGTGCCCGTCGATGTGGGCACCTACCTGCTCAACGAAAAGCGCCTTCAGCTCCACGAGATTGAGCAGAATCATCAGGTTGAGGTGTTGGTGATTCCCAACATCAATCTGGAAACACCACACTTTAAAATCGAACGCGTTCGTCGCTCTGATCTTGCCGAGTCGCCGGCCAATTCACGTGCCCTTATTGAACCGCTCGCCGTGGCCGTACCTGACCTGGAGCGTGCGCCGCGCCGTCCGGCGGCGCCGGTTGAACCGATTCGCCCCGTGCCGCAGTCTGCGCCTCGGCCCAAGGTTGTCGCCAGCGTCCCCGATGTGGCTACTGAACCGGCGGCCAGCACGAGCGCAGCCAATATCGGTGCGTTGGGATTGCTCAAGCGCGTGATTGGTCAGATTTTCGGTGCCGGTGACAAGCGGGTTGAGGCGGAAGTGGCCGCTCCCCGTGATCCGGCTAGGAAGGCATCATCGAATCGACCGCCGCGTGCGAAGGACGAGAATCGGGCCACACCGAATCGATTACCTCGTGCCGCGACGCAAACGAGCGAGTCAGAAGCAAGACTAGAGGATAAGCGCCGTGATGAAGGCAAGGTAGAGGGCACGAAACCAGAAGGTTCGAGCAACCGTCGTCGTCGTTCACGCAGCAGAAAACCAGCGGAAGGCCAAAGAGATGCTCAGGTTAATACCGCCGCTTCGGCGAATCAGCCTGCTGAAGCACCGGCTGTCACCACGGATACTGCAGAGGGCAAGGGCTCAGCGAAAGCACCTGAAAAAACCACGGCCCGTCAACGCGAGCCCCGCTCATCCGAGCCGGCCGTTCGTCCGATTGCCGCACACGAGCAAAGTCTGATCGACCAGCAACTCAAGGCGCCGGTGGCATCACCTTCTGCCTTGCCTCTCAATGTTGCAGTCAAACGTGATCCGGCTGCTGCATTGGCACCAAACGCGGCATTGGGATTGCTCGCGGATGATGTGATCGTTCCCGCTCTTGTGGCTGCGGCCATAACGCCCAAGGCAGAAGCCCAGATTGCTGCACCTCAGCCCGAAGATACAGCGGCAAACGAAGTGAATGTGGCGCCTTCTGCTCCTATGGTCGAATCGCAGGCCGAAGCACCGACGGATACCACGATTGCGGCAGTCACCCCAGTCGTTGCAGAACCGGTATCCGCAGCGGAGCCTGTCATTCACACGAAGGAAGAAATGCCGTCAGTGGCCGCAACCGAGTCGCCGGTTGAAACGTCCACGCTCATCCCTGAAGCGATAGCTGAACAGATCGTTGCGCAGCCGGTAGAAGCAACGAACGATTCTCCATGGTCGCAAGCCAGTGCCATACTGGCTGCCAAGCAAGACGAGGTTGCTGCACCTGCCGCATCAGAGACCAAAGTCGCCGACGAACCGGTCTCTGAGAAAGCGCCGACAGACGTGCAGCCGAATGCGTCGGCAGTCGACGAAGTTGAACCTCCGGTCGCTCAGGCCGAGTCGATCCATGATTCTCCTGCTATGGCGTCCGAACATGCGCCTGTGGCGGAGGCGATCATTGAATCTGCGCCCGTCGAATCTGAGCCTGTGGAAGCGGTTACCGAAGCCGAGCAGCCGGAGGCGACGACAGCGGACGCTGTCACTGAAGCGACAACTCAGGTTGAAACAGCGCCTCAAGAAGACGTTCATCCAGAAGCGATTGCAACGACAGATTCTGCCGAAGAGACCGTTCGTAAGGAACCAAATGCATAA
- a CDS encoding RluA family pseudouridine synthase: protein MNTHLKAPSGQPIEKKQSVRRVTVDAHYAGQRIDNFLLRELGATHGEVPRSLIYRILRTGEVRVNSQRAKPTTRLATGDEVRIPPLKLQSPSQESAGVISANWLARAADMIVYEDEALLAVNKPAGLAVHGGSNIPFGLIELMRQHTGLGEKLELAHRIDRDTSGLLILAKTRATLHSLQTQFRPEGHAEKQYLAIVHGHWPDKLKRVDAPLEKWQGEGESHRVQVNPQGKEAVTHFAVLAANKNATLLRAQLETGRTHQIRVHTAHENHPIVGDEKYGQREWDKRLFPSTGASARRRPPLLLHAYRLMLTHPQTEQPLQLTAPIPDKWRSLAQQLNLTLPEHDPK, encoded by the coding sequence ATGAATACACACCTTAAGGCGCCCTCCGGTCAGCCTATCGAAAAGAAACAATCCGTGCGCCGCGTCACTGTCGATGCGCACTATGCAGGTCAACGCATCGACAATTTTCTGCTGCGCGAATTGGGCGCGACGCATGGCGAGGTTCCGCGCTCCCTGATTTATCGCATTCTGCGCACCGGAGAAGTCCGCGTGAACAGTCAACGCGCCAAGCCGACCACTCGGCTTGCGACGGGCGATGAGGTCCGCATTCCACCACTCAAGCTGCAAAGCCCCTCACAAGAATCGGCGGGCGTGATCTCGGCGAACTGGCTCGCACGCGCTGCGGACATGATCGTGTACGAAGACGAAGCCCTGCTGGCCGTCAACAAACCTGCTGGCCTTGCCGTCCACGGCGGCTCGAACATCCCTTTTGGTCTGATTGAACTCATGCGCCAACACACGGGATTGGGCGAAAAACTCGAACTGGCCCATCGCATTGATCGTGACACCAGCGGCCTGTTGATTCTGGCCAAGACCCGCGCCACACTGCATTCGCTGCAAACCCAGTTCCGGCCGGAAGGCCATGCCGAAAAGCAGTATCTGGCCATCGTGCATGGTCATTGGCCAGACAAACTCAAACGCGTCGATGCGCCATTGGAAAAATGGCAGGGCGAAGGTGAGTCGCATCGGGTGCAGGTCAACCCACAAGGCAAGGAAGCCGTGACCCATTTCGCCGTGCTGGCCGCCAACAAAAACGCCACCCTGCTGCGCGCGCAACTTGAAACCGGTCGCACGCATCAGATTCGCGTACACACCGCGCACGAGAACCACCCGATCGTCGGCGATGAAAAATACGGTCAGCGCGAATGGGACAAACGGCTCTTTCCATCCACTGGCGCCTCGGCCCGACGACGCCCGCCGCTACTGCTGCACGCGTATCGCCTGATGCTGACGCATCCGCAAACAGAACAACCACTGCAGTTGACGGCCCCGATCCCAGATAAATGGCGTTCGCTGGCACAACAACTCAATCTAACGCTGCCGGAACACGACCCGAAATGA
- a CDS encoding HAD family hydrolase, whose translation MNPVLTPPQLIIFDWDGTLVQSTGHIVRSFEMAIAHSNLPPLAPETIQGIIGLGLVEACRALYPNLSLEQAQALGKTYQQFYFSRTDTLETYAGATTLLNDLRESGCWLAIATGKSNRGLREALEETGLGHYFLGTRTAEQTASKPSPLMLMELLDEFGLEPAQAWMIGDTDFDLLMAHNAGCVPIAITHGAHEIERLHAAKPAAVIHDLPSLLPLFQSATAQKASQNKVSTNE comes from the coding sequence ATGAACCCTGTCCTTACACCACCCCAACTGATCATTTTTGACTGGGACGGCACGCTGGTTCAGTCCACCGGCCACATTGTGCGCAGCTTCGAGATGGCCATCGCGCACAGTAACCTGCCGCCGCTGGCGCCCGAAACGATACAAGGCATCATCGGGCTCGGGTTAGTCGAAGCGTGCCGGGCGCTCTATCCAAACCTTTCGCTTGAGCAGGCGCAGGCATTAGGAAAAACCTATCAGCAGTTCTATTTCAGCCGAACCGACACCCTCGAAACCTATGCCGGGGCGACAACCCTGCTGAACGATCTGCGCGAATCGGGCTGCTGGCTGGCCATTGCCACTGGAAAATCGAACAGAGGTTTGCGCGAAGCACTTGAAGAAACAGGCCTGGGTCACTATTTTCTGGGTACACGAACAGCCGAGCAAACCGCATCCAAACCATCACCCTTGATGCTGATGGAATTGCTGGATGAATTCGGGCTGGAACCGGCGCAGGCCTGGATGATCGGTGATACTGACTTTGACTTACTGATGGCACACAATGCGGGCTGCGTCCCCATCGCCATCACCCACGGCGCACACGAAATCGAGCGTCTGCATGCCGCCAAACCGGCCGCCGTCATTCATGATCTACCCAGCCTGTTGCCGCTGTTTCAGTCCGCCACCGCTCAAAAAGCGAGCCAGAATAAAGTGAGTACGAACGAATGA